AGGTCTCCCTGTCCATCGAAACTCTCCAGGCCATGTTCAAGAACCAGAGTGAGGAGTTTGAGGCCATGAAGGAGAGGGTAGTCACCACTTTGAGTTCCAGCTCAGCGCTGGCTGAAAATGTGGCTGGGTTGACCAGTGCTGTGGCCAGTGCATGCTCCAGAGTTGGTGAGCAGGTTGCATCAGTGGAGGCTCTTAATGCACCGTTAATGGGACAATCCTCTGAGctgaatgagctgaaagagtTTCTCTATCTTCATAATGTTGCACTTTATACAAACAACCAGGAGATGACTGCAATAAAGTGAGCCCAGTTTGATTTTACAGAGTTTATCTGCATGCCTGAacaatgttttaatttgctgaCTTGCCAAATTcctgtcttgtgtgtgtttcagggagCTTGTGGAGACTAAGCAGGCCATGCGTGCCCGGACATTAGAAGAGATGCTCAGTTCAGTGCAGACGACTCTGGATGAGCAGTTTTTCACTTCACAGAACCTCCACAGCAGCATCATGGCTCAGCTGCAGAGTTTTCACTCCCAGGTATACCTCCACAAGTTTAACTTTGACTgatctttcaaaaaaaaaacaacaaatattattaCTTAGTTACAGTGTTTCACATGTATTTCAAATTTGCAAGTGCCAGACATTATTGAGATAGATAATCAATTACATATCTGTCTATCTCAGTTGGTGAATGGTCCTTCTTGGTCAATGAAACTTAAGTCAAATCAGGAGGACCGAGCTGTAGGAGAGTTAATCTCCAACACAGCACAGAATGCCACTGAGGTGCAGGAGAAGCTAGAAGATGTTGAGAAAGAGGCTTAGCAACAGGGTGCCCGAGATGGAGCGGAAGAGGAagtaaaggaggaggaggaggaggaagcctTGCAGGAAGCACAGCCACGGGAACAGGAAGTGGAGGGGGATGTTACAGAGGAGCAAGAAATGACACCAGAAgatcaagaggaagaggatgctGGCGAGACAGCAGAAGAGGAGGTTGCAGAAGAGACTACTGAGGGTCCTATTTTGGACAAGTCTTTGGAAGAGGAGTTATACGAAGACGTTGTTGAAAGTTGGGATTCTTCAGAAGGAGAGTCAGCTGAAGTAAATAGAGATCCTCATGGACAAAAAAGAGATGGATATGGACAATATGCTCCAGTAGATTGATCGGCTGTAAATTGCTGCAGTCCACCAGTATTGTCTATAATTCACATGACTGTGATTTTAAAGTCTTATATTGATGAAGAGGAactgtttttacacacaaaaaatgatttgtaacatttgctttattttacatggGTGGGGTTGACTGATTTATGTTTCAGAGCAGTTATACATCACtaaaaacatttgatgattTTATTAGTACTTGTATTGTTTTATGCCCTTAGTTTAATGTGAATTTCTATAGTCTGATTCGAACTATATGCAACCTTCTATACATGCTTTTTAACATGCACTATATTCTCATTAAAAACGAGTGAAATTCTATACATTTAAGTTATGACAACAAGTATCATGGTTGCTGTTGTTagtgcaatat
This genomic interval from Xiphias gladius isolate SHS-SW01 ecotype Sanya breed wild chromosome 21, ASM1685928v1, whole genome shotgun sequence contains the following:
- the LOC120807418 gene encoding uncharacterized protein LOC120807418 isoform X1 codes for the protein MARRRSKKPRREDASILLESSVPQSRSRMPQSRSRMPQSRSRMSAYVSPALLVVILLTLGASMMWWFCVQQQHGLDQLSESLATMQKKVTNLQQVMETTDAQIDTGLGVEERIFTLEEAQKQAQQKAEFVLATSEKLKNTDLYSYLWALREEMEIRWAEIKQVSLSIETLQAMFKNQSEEFEAMKERVVTTLSSSSALAENVAGLTSAVASACSRVGEQVASVEALNAPLMGQSSELNELKEFLYLHNVALYTNNQEMTAIKELVETKQAMRARTLEEMLSSVQTTLDEQFFTSQNLHSSIMAQLQSFHSQLVNGPSWSMKLKSNQEDRAVGELISNTAQNATEVQEKLEDVEKEA
- the LOC120807418 gene encoding uncharacterized protein LOC120807418 isoform X2, with translation MARRRSKKPRREDASILLESSVPQSRSRMSAYVSPALLVVILLTLGASMMWWFCVQQQHGLDQLSESLATMQKKVTNLQQVMETTDAQIDTGLGVEERIFTLEEAQKQAQQKAEFVLATSEKLKNTDLYSYLWALREEMEIRWAEIKQVSLSIETLQAMFKNQSEEFEAMKERVVTTLSSSSALAENVAGLTSAVASACSRVGEQVASVEALNAPLMGQSSELNELKEFLYLHNVALYTNNQEMTAIKELVETKQAMRARTLEEMLSSVQTTLDEQFFTSQNLHSSIMAQLQSFHSQLVNGPSWSMKLKSNQEDRAVGELISNTAQNATEVQEKLEDVEKEA